From a single Paramisgurnus dabryanus chromosome 17, PD_genome_1.1, whole genome shotgun sequence genomic region:
- the LOC135736520 gene encoding uncharacterized protein isoform X1, with product MHLLIFSLECFIECKERVLSLCILVLMVRDEMDEMCCKSVGTDLSMLDIDDFITEISQLKKKVALLETKLRSRGDEELKREDVDVVCCESSTQNSELSLTLLGYTESKATDAQDTTVCDSNEGLQEDQTSTESLDSLYNVGEQQQILQTKLKMCSVKLIDCRNLVMEMRGETTDEEHNTDEDNHDDEDFIPSDEKSDLCCDEETPSTSKERPTAQTLSCITCGKTFSSQRNLETHERKHTEQKLFTSTRSKISFTTLQEKNVYSEEHREKKKQFHCDECGMICVSSYKLNVHMRTHSGEKPYYCTECGNHFCTKQGLNVHQRIHTGEKPYECPHCEKRFSRTHHLKAHVLLHTNEKPYQCGQCEKTFRHSSSLKLHQNIHSGEKHHQCSHCDKRFGRKSHLKVHERVHIGVKPYYCSVCGRSFSQHRDVVRHQRTHTGEKPYNCSQCEKTFAQSDFLKVHERVHTGVKPYYCSVCGKSFSRRDHLVRHQRTHTGEKPYTCSQCEKTFAQLGTLKIHERIHTGEKPSTA from the exons atgcacttgTTGATTTTTTCTCTTGAGTGTTTTATTGAGTGTAAAGAGAGAGtgttgtctctgtgtattttagtgttgatgGTGAGAGATGAGATGGATgagatgtgctgtaaatcagtaggaactgatctgtccatgctggatattgatgatttcatcacagaaatctctcagctgaagaaaaaGGTGGCTTTACTGGAGACAAAGCTGAGGTCAAGAGGAGATGAAGAACTGAAGAgagag gATGTGGATGTGGTTTGTTGTGAATCTTCCACACAGAACTCCGAGCTCAGTCTGACTTTACTCGGTTATACTGAGTCAAAGGCCACAGACGCTcaggacactacagtgtgtgacagtaatGAGGGTTTACAGgaggatcaaacctccacagagtctctggattctcTCTATAACGttggagaacagcagcagatcctgcagaccaaactcaagatgtgttcagttaaaCTCATCGACTGCAGGAACCTCGTGATGGAGATGAGAGGAGAAACCACTGATGAGGAACATAACACTGATGAAGACAATCATGACGATGAGGATTTTATTCCATCAG ATGAAAAGAGTGATTTATGTTGTGACGAAGAAACGCCATCAACATCAAAAGAGCGACCGAcagcacaaactctttcctgcatcaccTGTGGAAAGACATTCAGCTCACAGAGAAATTTAGAGAcacatgagagaaaacacacagaacagaaactcttcaccTCCACCAGATCTAAAATCAGCTTTACTACCTTACAAGAGAAGAACGTTTATTCAGAAGAGcacagagagaagaagaagcagtTTCACTGTGATGAGTGTGGGATGATTTGTGTCTCTTCCTATAAACTAAATGTtcacatgaggacacacagtggtgaaaaaccttactactgcactgaatgtggaaATCACTTCTGCACCAAACAAGGTCTTAATGTTCATCAGAGAATTCACACAGGAGAGAAACCATACGAGTGTCCTCACTGTGAGAAGAGATTCAGCCGGACACATCATCTGAAGGCACATGTGCTTTTACACACCAATGAGAAACCGTATCAGTGCGGTCAATGTGAAAAAACCTTTAGGCACTCAAGTTCATTAAAATTACACCAAAATATTCACTCTGGAGAGAAACATCATCAAtgttcacactgtgataaaCGTTTTGGTCGTAAATCTCATCTGAAAGTCCATGAGAGAGTTCACATTGGAGTAAAACCTTATTACTGTAGTGTTTGTGGGAGGAGTTTCAGTCAACATAGAGATGTAGTGAgacaccagagaactcatacagggGAAAAACCTTACAATTGCTCTCAGTGTGAAAAGACGTTTGCTCAATCAGATTTCTTAAAAGTCcatgagagagttcacactggagtaAAACCTTATTACTGtagtgtttgtgggaagagtttcagTCGACGTGATCATTTGGTGAgacaccagagaactcatacaggtgaaaaaccttacacaTGCTCCCAATGTGAGAAGACATTTGCTCAGTTAGGTACGTTAAAAATCcatgagagaattcacactggagagaaaccaagCACCGCTTga
- the LOC135736520 gene encoding uncharacterized protein isoform X2, producing MVRDEMDEMCCKSVGTDLSMLDIDDFITEISQLKKKVALLETKLRSRGDEELKREDVDVVCCESSTQNSELSLTLLGYTESKATDAQDTTVCDSNEGLQEDQTSTESLDSLYNVGEQQQILQTKLKMCSVKLIDCRNLVMEMRGETTDEEHNTDEDNHDDEDFIPSDEKSDLCCDEETPSTSKERPTAQTLSCITCGKTFSSQRNLETHERKHTEQKLFTSTRSKISFTTLQEKNVYSEEHREKKKQFHCDECGMICVSSYKLNVHMRTHSGEKPYYCTECGNHFCTKQGLNVHQRIHTGEKPYECPHCEKRFSRTHHLKAHVLLHTNEKPYQCGQCEKTFRHSSSLKLHQNIHSGEKHHQCSHCDKRFGRKSHLKVHERVHIGVKPYYCSVCGRSFSQHRDVVRHQRTHTGEKPYNCSQCEKTFAQSDFLKVHERVHTGVKPYYCSVCGKSFSRRDHLVRHQRTHTGEKPYTCSQCEKTFAQLGTLKIHERIHTGEKPSTA from the exons atgGTGAGAGATGAGATGGATgagatgtgctgtaaatcagtaggaactgatctgtccatgctggatattgatgatttcatcacagaaatctctcagctgaagaaaaaGGTGGCTTTACTGGAGACAAAGCTGAGGTCAAGAGGAGATGAAGAACTGAAGAgagag gATGTGGATGTGGTTTGTTGTGAATCTTCCACACAGAACTCCGAGCTCAGTCTGACTTTACTCGGTTATACTGAGTCAAAGGCCACAGACGCTcaggacactacagtgtgtgacagtaatGAGGGTTTACAGgaggatcaaacctccacagagtctctggattctcTCTATAACGttggagaacagcagcagatcctgcagaccaaactcaagatgtgttcagttaaaCTCATCGACTGCAGGAACCTCGTGATGGAGATGAGAGGAGAAACCACTGATGAGGAACATAACACTGATGAAGACAATCATGACGATGAGGATTTTATTCCATCAG ATGAAAAGAGTGATTTATGTTGTGACGAAGAAACGCCATCAACATCAAAAGAGCGACCGAcagcacaaactctttcctgcatcaccTGTGGAAAGACATTCAGCTCACAGAGAAATTTAGAGAcacatgagagaaaacacacagaacagaaactcttcaccTCCACCAGATCTAAAATCAGCTTTACTACCTTACAAGAGAAGAACGTTTATTCAGAAGAGcacagagagaagaagaagcagtTTCACTGTGATGAGTGTGGGATGATTTGTGTCTCTTCCTATAAACTAAATGTtcacatgaggacacacagtggtgaaaaaccttactactgcactgaatgtggaaATCACTTCTGCACCAAACAAGGTCTTAATGTTCATCAGAGAATTCACACAGGAGAGAAACCATACGAGTGTCCTCACTGTGAGAAGAGATTCAGCCGGACACATCATCTGAAGGCACATGTGCTTTTACACACCAATGAGAAACCGTATCAGTGCGGTCAATGTGAAAAAACCTTTAGGCACTCAAGTTCATTAAAATTACACCAAAATATTCACTCTGGAGAGAAACATCATCAAtgttcacactgtgataaaCGTTTTGGTCGTAAATCTCATCTGAAAGTCCATGAGAGAGTTCACATTGGAGTAAAACCTTATTACTGTAGTGTTTGTGGGAGGAGTTTCAGTCAACATAGAGATGTAGTGAgacaccagagaactcatacagggGAAAAACCTTACAATTGCTCTCAGTGTGAAAAGACGTTTGCTCAATCAGATTTCTTAAAAGTCcatgagagagttcacactggagtaAAACCTTATTACTGtagtgtttgtgggaagagtttcagTCGACGTGATCATTTGGTGAgacaccagagaactcatacaggtgaaaaaccttacacaTGCTCCCAATGTGAGAAGACATTTGCTCAGTTAGGTACGTTAAAAATCcatgagagaattcacactggagagaaaccaagCACCGCTTga